Below is a window of bacterium DNA.
GGCGGTGTCCCTCCAGGATCTCCACGGTTGTGGACTTGCCGGCACCGTTCGGACCCAGCAGGGCGAACACCTCGCCCGCCGCCACCTCGAAGGAGATGCCGCGCACTGCCCGCACGGGGCCGTAACTCTTGGTCAATCCCCGCACGGCGACGGCGGGCGTGCGGGTGGAGGAGTCGCTCACGCCGCTAGCGCCGCTTGCGGGCGGCGGTGCGGGCCTCGGCCTGCTCCTCCAGCAGGTTCATGATCCCCGGGAAACCGGGGATCCGGCCGAGGCGCCGGGACAGGAAGTTCAAGCTCAGAGCCGTGAAGGCCACGTACAGCGGCCAGTTGATGAGGTAGCGGAAGAGCACGTACTGGTCGGGGTCGGTGACACCCAGGAACCAGATGTCGAAGCCGGCCGCCAACCCCAGCAGCAGGCCGAACGCCACGATGATCCGGTCGAGGGCCGAGCGGAACGCCTCGTGCGACCGGATGGCGGACGGAAGGTTCAGCGAGCGCGCCACGAGTTCGGTGGCGGGGTTGCGCTCCAGCGCCGCCGAAAGGCGGAGGCTGCGCGCCGCGAGGTCCACGGCGGGGTTGCGCTTCAGCATCGGAGATGCCGAGAGCACGAGCGCCGCGGCGATGGCGAACTTGTAGCCGATGCCGATTCCGAAGTAGATGTCGTCGTTGTCGGTGACGATCCCGACGATGCCCCGGGCGATGATGCACACCGTCACCAGCGGGAGCAGCTTGCCCACCCCCACCCCGTGGCGCACGCGCACGATGCCCGACAGCACCGAGACGATCGTGATGGCGCCGATGGCCGGGCCCAGACCCCAGAAGCGGAACAGCACCACGAACGCCACGACGGCCAGCAGCGTGTCGTAGCCGACCCACCAGGGGGGGACGAATGCGTCGCCGCCTTCCCCCTCGGCCGCCCACAGGTCGACGCCCGTCTCCACCTCGGGATCCTCGGGCCCCGCCGCGCCGCCCCGCACCGACTCGTCAGAAGTCACCCGGTTGCGACCTTCTCGGCGATCCGGAACGTCCGCCACCTCAGCGGCCCAGTGCCGTCCAGGCGGCCAGCACACCGACATCGCCGAAGACCTCGACCTCGTCCGGCGCGATGCGTCGCCAGAGCACCAAGTCGAGTTGCTCACCGGTGCCCCGCGCGGCGACGTCGCCGCGCCCGTGGATCCGTTCGACCTCCATGCGCCCCCCGGCGATCCGGCAGAGCCACTCGCCGTCACCGTCGGTGCGGTGCAGGTGCAGGGTCCCGGCCGGCAGCGGCTCCTGCGCCATGCGTGCCTGGAACGGAAGGATCACGCCGACGAGTTCGTCCACGCCGTCGGCCGCCAGGTCGCTGTCGAGACGGCCGGGCTCGCCCACCGCGTTCTCGGCGTCCCAGCGGTGGATGAGGCTCTCCTGCGCCATGCGCCGGTGCCAGAACGCGCCCGTGTTGATGCCCGCCCAACTCCACACCTCCTCGGCGGGACCGATCCCGCTCAGAGCGTCCAGCACCCTGGCGTGAGCCGCGGCATACCAGTCGACCACCGCCTCGCCCTGCGGCGGGCGGGGAACGTCGTCCCGGTTCAGCACCGTGGCCGATCGTTGCTCGATGTGCTCGCTGACCCAGTTGTAGACCCAGCCCAGATGGCCGACCAGTTTCTGCAGGTGCCAGCGGGGGCAACTGGGAACCGGGGCGTCCAGGTCACCGGCAGCGGCGACCGCGCTGACCGCGGCACCCTCGCGTGCGGTGGCGGCGACATAGGCGTCGGTGTCGAAGCTCATGGCCTCAGTCTCCCCCACCGGCGCTGCATCCGCACACCGGCGGCCGCGTCGCCGCACCGGCGGCTGCGTTCGGCCTGTCCGGCTATAGGGTTCCTGGCGCCGAGGTCGCCCCACCGCCGAGGAGGAAGACGATGATCAGAGACTTCTCGCTCGACATCGATGCGCTGCGCAGCTTCCTGCACCTTCTGAGCGTGACGGTCTGGGTCGGCGGGCAGATCGTCGTCGCCGGGCTCGTCCCGCTGCTGCGCAAGCTCGATCGCTCCGCGGGTCCGCCTCCCGAGGGCGAGAAGAGCATCACCCAGAAAGCGGCGCACCGCTTCGGGCGGATCTCCTGGCCCTTCTTCGCCCTGGCTGTCATCACGGGCCTCTGGAGCCTCGGTGAGGTCGTCGCTAACGAC
It encodes the following:
- a CDS encoding maleylpyruvate isomerase family mycothiol-dependent enzyme; the encoded protein is MSFDTDAYVAATAREGAAVSAVAAAGDLDAPVPSCPRWHLQKLVGHLGWVYNWVSEHIEQRSATVLNRDDVPRPPQGEAVVDWYAAAHARVLDALSGIGPAEEVWSWAGINTGAFWHRRMAQESLIHRWDAENAVGEPGRLDSDLAADGVDELVGVILPFQARMAQEPLPAGTLHLHRTDGDGEWLCRIAGGRMEVERIHGRGDVAARGTGEQLDLVLWRRIAPDEVEVFGDVGVLAAWTALGR